One window from the genome of Desulforamulus ruminis DSM 2154 encodes:
- the yyaC gene encoding spore protease YyaC, with the protein MSVGMNTAQQAPIAAKTRIGVEDSLAIDLFSTDLYTRLRAYDINYSEEVVIVCIGTDRSTGDCLGPLVGSKLASSPGHRFIVYGTLDDPVHASNLNHKLDEIALKHPRALIIAVDACLGHLENVGFVNIGDGSLLPGAGVNKSLPAVGQLHITGVVNVGGFMEYLVLQNTRLNLVMKLANLITEGLIKTAQRFA; encoded by the coding sequence ATGTCCGTGGGAATGAATACCGCTCAACAAGCCCCCATAGCTGCTAAAACCAGGATTGGTGTGGAGGACTCCCTGGCCATTGATCTTTTCAGCACAGACCTGTACACCCGTCTCCGGGCTTATGATATCAACTATTCAGAAGAAGTGGTGATTGTCTGTATCGGTACCGACCGGTCCACCGGCGACTGTCTGGGACCCCTGGTGGGAAGCAAACTGGCTTCCAGTCCGGGACACCGGTTCATCGTCTACGGAACCCTGGATGATCCGGTACATGCCAGCAACTTAAATCATAAACTGGATGAAATTGCCCTTAAGCATCCCCGGGCGCTGATCATCGCCGTGGACGCCTGTCTGGGTCACCTGGAGAATGTAGGTTTTGTCAATATTGGCGACGGCTCGCTGCTGCCCGGTGCCGGAGTAAACAAGTCCCTGCCGGCGGTGGGACAGTTGCATATTACCGGCGTGGTTAACGTAGGAGGATTTATGGAGTATCTGGTCCTGCAAAATACCCGCCTGAATCTGGTTATGAAATTAGCAAACTTGATTACCGAGGGCTTAATCAAAACGGCTCAAAGATTTGCCTAA
- a CDS encoding DUF4446 family protein → MVLSVVVLLLIISQFLLHRRFKQVQRRYKLLMRGPGGADLEQILDRYANGVKGLEEKTQEISRNQEVLNEKIAEALCNPGLVRFNAFDNMGSDLSFSLALLDRRGDGVVLTGLYGRDETRVYAKPLLKGTSDYSLTEEEEKAIKKTLEKI, encoded by the coding sequence GTGGTTTTGAGTGTGGTGGTTTTACTTCTAATAATCAGTCAATTTCTTTTACACCGCCGGTTTAAACAGGTTCAAAGAAGGTATAAACTATTGATGCGAGGGCCCGGAGGGGCGGATCTTGAACAAATATTGGACCGTTATGCCAATGGAGTGAAAGGTTTAGAAGAAAAAACCCAGGAAATCAGCCGCAATCAAGAGGTTTTAAATGAAAAAATAGCGGAGGCCCTTTGTAATCCCGGATTGGTCCGCTTCAATGCCTTTGATAACATGGGCAGTGACCTGAGCTTTTCTCTGGCCCTGCTGGATCGCAGGGGCGACGGTGTGGTGCTAACAGGACTTTACGGCAGGGATGAGACCAGGGTTTACGCCAAGCCCTTGCTGAAAGGAACCTCCGATTACAGCTTAACCGAAGAAGAGGAAAAGGCCATCAAGAAAACCCTGGAGAAAATTTAA
- a CDS encoding DegV family protein, translating to MQKVAIVTDSTCDLDSDVLDHYNIKVIPLKVIYPQEEYLDRVNITPQQVYDRMPSETPTTSLPALADIMATYDKLRKEHFTHIISIHISSGLSGTFNAVTTAAREFRDMVIEVIDSKALSLGLGIPVLEAAKTLKERLGFEAAVERAREIIGKIEIYYVLSTLDYLRKGGRIGYVAGTLGEMLQVKPIISINKEGKYYTYDKVRGRKKSILRLLKIISDKLSHKKADVAVLHGGAEEEALELLQKVKKLTNVQEVHFGQIGPVMGVHTGPGLIGVCICTK from the coding sequence TTGCAGAAAGTAGCTATTGTAACAGACAGTACTTGTGATTTGGATTCGGACGTCCTTGACCATTATAATATCAAAGTAATTCCCTTAAAGGTGATCTATCCCCAGGAGGAATATTTGGACAGGGTGAATATTACCCCCCAACAGGTATATGATCGGATGCCGTCGGAAACCCCTACAACCTCCCTGCCTGCTCTGGCTGATATCATGGCAACCTATGACAAATTAAGAAAAGAGCATTTTACCCATATTATATCTATTCATATATCCAGTGGACTCAGCGGCACATTTAACGCGGTAACCACCGCAGCCAGGGAGTTTCGGGATATGGTCATTGAAGTAATTGATTCCAAGGCCTTATCTCTCGGCTTGGGGATCCCGGTATTAGAAGCTGCGAAAACCTTAAAGGAAAGATTGGGTTTTGAAGCGGCTGTGGAAAGAGCCAGAGAGATAATCGGCAAAATAGAGATCTATTACGTTTTATCCACCCTGGATTATTTAAGAAAGGGTGGACGAATTGGCTATGTGGCAGGAACCCTGGGGGAAATGCTGCAGGTAAAGCCCATTATATCCATTAATAAAGAAGGCAAATATTATACCTATGATAAGGTTCGGGGTAGAAAAAAATCCATTTTGCGTTTGTTGAAAATTATCAGCGATAAATTAAGTCATAAGAAAGCCGATGTAGCGGTCCTGCATGGAGGTGCAGAGGAGGAAGCGTTGGAACTGCTGCAAAAAGTAAAAAAACTGACCAATGTACAGGAGGTCCATTTTGGTCAAATTGGACCCGTAATGGGTGTTCATACGGGTCCCGGACTAATTGGTGTTTGTATATGTACGAAGTAA
- a CDS encoding DUF554 domain-containing protein, with protein sequence MTGTIVNAAAIVAGTALGLLFKKGISESAKNTVMSGIGLAVALIGFKMALKTENELIVILSLVTGGVIGEILNIEGWLARLGCSLEARVGGENGEVSRAFVATSLIYCVGAMAIMGALEDGLTGNPSTLYAKSLLDGVSAVVFTSTMGFGVVFSAIPVFLYQGSITLMAGGLKALLTPAMINEMTATGGLLIVGIASNVLGIKAIKVGNLLPAIGMAVLLTWLWSKLNIGI encoded by the coding sequence ATGACAGGAACCATCGTAAATGCCGCTGCTATTGTTGCTGGTACAGCCCTGGGGCTGTTGTTTAAAAAGGGAATCAGTGAGTCTGCCAAAAATACGGTTATGAGTGGAATTGGTCTGGCGGTTGCTTTAATTGGCTTCAAAATGGCTCTGAAGACGGAAAATGAATTGATTGTTATCCTTAGCTTGGTGACCGGCGGGGTTATTGGCGAGATTTTAAATATTGAAGGATGGTTGGCCCGGCTGGGCTGTTCCCTGGAGGCCCGGGTAGGAGGGGAAAATGGAGAGGTATCCAGGGCCTTTGTGGCCACCAGTTTAATTTATTGTGTTGGGGCCATGGCCATTATGGGGGCTTTAGAGGATGGACTCACTGGCAATCCCTCCACCCTTTACGCCAAATCCCTTCTGGACGGAGTTTCTGCAGTGGTATTCACCAGCACCATGGGTTTTGGCGTTGTTTTTTCGGCCATACCGGTTTTTCTGTATCAGGGGAGTATTACTTTAATGGCCGGTGGCCTTAAGGCATTGCTGACACCGGCTATGATTAATGAAATGACCGCCACAGGAGGGCTCTTAATCGTTGGCATTGCCAGTAATGTGCTGGGGATTAAGGCTATTAAGGTAGGCAACCTGCTGCCGGCCATCGGCATGGCAGTTTTGCTCACCTGGTTATGGTCTAAGTTAAATATCGGCATCTAA